From the Erythrobacter sp. YJ-T3-07 genome, one window contains:
- a CDS encoding NAD(P)/FAD-dependent oxidoreductase — translation MQIAGICQTQPVPARSYVSNNAVLVCDAAHGMLSSHETLSGLALEEALILVTLLGRVTSRFDVSSALRAYDEVCRPRAELVMRASCDIVLLMTGRAPGV, via the coding sequence GTGCAAATCGCCGGCATCTGCCAAACACAACCCGTACCCGCGCGCAGCTACGTCTCCAATAACGCCGTGCTCGTGTGCGACGCAGCCCACGGCATGCTGTCCTCCCACGAGACGCTATCGGGCCTGGCGCTCGAGGAGGCCTTGATCCTGGTCACCCTGCTGGGAAGAGTCACATCCAGATTCGACGTCTCGTCGGCGCTCCGTGCTTACGACGAAGTATGTCGACCGCGCGCAGAGCTCGTGATGCGTGCGTCTTGCGATATCGTCCTTCTGATGACGGGCCGCGCTCCTGGCGTAG